The genomic region CCATACGCCCTGATGTCCATGTAACAGAGGGTGATTTCGGTCTCCGGTTGTTTCTCCTTGATAAGTATTGCATTCTTTATCGCCTGCATACAGCAGACACAGGAGCAGTAGGGGCGGTCAATGGACATGTCACGCGAGCCTACGCACTGGACAAATATGATACTCTTTGGCACCGCCCCATTGCTCAGGCGTTTGATCTTTCCCCCGGTCGGACCGCTGGCATTGATCATCCGTTCCAGTTCGAGGCTGGTAATGACATCCGGCAGGATGAGGTGGCCGTACTGCTCTTTGCTCCTGGCATCAAAGACCGTATAACCGGTCGTGATTACGATACTTGCTGCAGTGATAGTGATGGTCTCCTCTTCTTCCTTACGCAGGATCGCACCCGGGCCACAGGCATCATAACAGAGTCCGCACTCTATGCAATGTTCGGCATCCTTGATCACGATATCCGGAACTGCCTGTGCATGCGGTTTGTAGATTGCTTTTCTCACTCCTATGCCGGCATCGAACCGGTTATACACTTCAACCGGGCATATCTCGATACAGTCCCCGCAGCCAGTACAGAGTTTTGGGTCCACGTACCGGGGGTGTTGCCTGATAGTGACGGTGAAGTTCCCGACTTCGCCTTCGATCTTTTCGACTTCTGCACAGGTATGGACCGTGATGAGCGGGTGGCGTGCCACATCTACCATCTTGGGAGAGAGGATGCACATCGAGCAGTCGTTGGTCGGGAATGTTTTGTCGAGCTGGGCCATATGGCCGCCGATACTCGGTTCGCGTTCTACCAGGTGTACAGGGATCCCGTGACCCGCGATATCGAGCGCTGCCTGGATGCCTGCAATACCGGCACCGATAACGATCACATCACCCATGGTGGGCGTACTCCCCGGCCAGTTCGATATACGACGTGGCGTTTTTGAGGATCTGCTCCTGCTGTGCTGCGTCTGCCGGTTTGACAACCTTTCCCGGAACGCCGATTACTACAGATCCCGGAGGGATCAGTTTTCCCTCGGTAACCACCGCACCGGCACCGATGACCGATCCATCGCCCACGGTTGCCCCGTTTAAGACGATCGATCCCATGCCGACAATCACCCGGTTTCCTATTGTGCAGCCGTGAAGGATCGCGCCGTGCCCGACCGATACGTCGGTTCCCAGGGTGACCGGGTATCCCTTGCTGGTGTGAACTACGCAGTTGTCCTGGACATTGGATCGGTCTCCAATCACGATCCGGTCCTTATCGGCACGGATTACCGCACCAAACCAGATCCCCACCTGTTTGCCGATCGTGACATCGCCGATGATTGTCGCGTTTTCCGCTGCAAAGAGCGGCACGCCGGAGACCTTTCCATCCATACGCATAATAACATTAGAAATTAAGAATCAAAGAGCATGAAGGTTATGGTCGGGGGTACATTCGATCCCCTTCACGACGGGCATAAAGTCCTGCTTTCCCGGTCATTTGAGATAGCCGGACCTCAGGGTTATGTCGTGATCGGGCTTACCACGGATAGCTTCGCCAGCCGGAAAACCCACCCCATTCATTCGTTTGAGCTCCGGAAAACCGAGCTTGAACAGTATATCGCTCAAAGAAAATTTCCCACTCTTTTTTCTGTTGAGCCCCTGCAGGACCGTTTCGGTTCAGCACTCGATGCCGATTTTGATGCGATCATTGTATCCGAAGAGACCCTTCCGGTTGCTATTGAGATCAACAAATTGCGCAGGCAACAAGGGAGAAAGAAAGTCGATATTCACCAGATCAGCTGTGTGCTTGCCGATGATGGCCGCTGGATCTCCAGCACCCGGATTTATCGCGGGGAGATCGATATTCACGGTCACCTGATGCGCTGAGTGGTCACGGATAATTTCTTTTTTTGTTCCCGCTTCCTTCCCCAATGCCGGTCAAAAATACTTCTGTGGCTTCGATCCGGATATTTTTCCTTTTTCAGGTATTCCTGCTCTTTTATAACATACCGGAACCTTTAACGCTCACGCCAGGATCATGAAAATTGTTTTTGTGATTCTCCCCCGCCTCAGGGCCTCTTCGACGCATAGCGGGGCAAGGAGTTTTGACCTTTTATGGAGTCACTGATCCGCCGCGGGATTGCACCGTCGGGAGCGGCGACATATATCGTTACGGCAGGAGATGGAGGTTTCAACTTTCATCATCCTGTTTTCTTAGGAAATTTGTGCTCTGTAGATATCATTGAGAAAACTCTGACGCTCCTATGGATAAGTCATATCCATGGCCGCCTGTGGCCCAAAGGGCCATGAATAACTCCCGGGGGCACCCCCCCTTGCGATGACAACGTATTGCCTGTAACCTTCCTCGGGCTATCGCACTGCGCCCGTCCCCCAACGGGGACTGGTGGCGCAAGAGGGGGGCAATATAGTACGTGAAAAAAGGTTTTCTACAATGCAGAAATCCAAAACGAGAAATGAACAACGGGAAAAAGAGATTTTCAACAACGTCATTTGTCCTGTTTTTACCCTGTCAGCCATGTCCGCTGCCCTGACACTAAAAACATAAAAAGGCGGAAAAAATCAGATAATGTAACTGGTGAGATCTTTTGTAATCACCCAGTCACAGTAGTAACAGTGAAGTCCTGTGGGCCGGACATGGAACTTGCTCCGGATCGGTTCATGGGTATTCGAGATGCAGCCCGGGTTGGGGCAGCGGACAAGCCCTTCGATCAGGCTCGGGATCTCGACTCCCTTCTTCTCACAGACCTTAAAATTCCGGATGATGTTGATCGTTGCATGCGGCGAGATGAGTGCGATCCGATCGACTTCTTCTTTTGAGAGCTCCCGGTTGGTGAGCTTGACGATATCCTTTCTCCCCATGTCCCGGCTCGGGACATTGGTCGCAATCGAGAGCGCTTCCTGCGTTGTTCCGGTAATCCCGAGGATCTTGACGACATTGAGCGCTTCCCCGCCATCGATGTGATCGATCACGGTACCGTTCCTGATCCTCCTGACAAGGAGTCCTTCATTCTCACCGGAATCTGTATGGGTCATCGCATCACATCCATAAGCATCGCCATCCGCACCGGGACACCATTCCTGGACTGTTCAAAGTACCGGGCATGCGGCGACTCATCCACACGCGGGTCGATCTCATCCACTCGCGGGAGAGGATGGAGCACGATGAGATGTTCTTTGGCTTCGTTCAGTAATTCTGGTGTGATCCGGTAACTGGACGCTACGTTGAAGTACGAGGCCGAATCGGGAAACCGTTCGCGCTGGATCCGGGTTACGTAGAGCACATCGATCATCCCAATCATTTCATCGATGGAATCATGGTTCACGATCTCCATGCCCTTGTTGGTAAGCTCGGTGGCGAGCGTGTCGGGAAGTTCGAGTCCGGTAGGGGAGAGGGTGTGCAGCCGGGCATTGTATAACGAGAGTGCTGACGCAAGCGAGTGTGCCGTGCGCCCATACCGGAGATCTCCTACCAGCGCTACATCAATCCTGTCTATGGGCATTGACTGGCGGATGGTATAGAGATCAAGAAGTGTCTGG from Methanoregula sp. harbors:
- a CDS encoding phosphopantetheine adenylyltransferase; protein product: MKVMVGGTFDPLHDGHKVLLSRSFEIAGPQGYVVIGLTTDSFASRKTHPIHSFELRKTELEQYIAQRKFPTLFSVEPLQDRFGSALDADFDAIIVSEETLPVAIEINKLRRQQGRKKVDIHQISCVLADDGRWISSTRIYRGEIDIHGHLMR
- a CDS encoding CoB--CoM heterodisulfide reductase iron-sulfur subunit A family protein yields the protein MGDVIVIGAGIAGIQAALDIAGHGIPVHLVEREPSIGGHMAQLDKTFPTNDCSMCILSPKMVDVARHPLITVHTCAEVEKIEGEVGNFTVTIRQHPRYVDPKLCTGCGDCIEICPVEVYNRFDAGIGVRKAIYKPHAQAVPDIVIKDAEHCIECGLCYDACGPGAILRKEEEETITITAASIVITTGYTVFDARSKEQYGHLILPDVITSLELERMINASGPTGGKIKRLSNGAVPKSIIFVQCVGSRDMSIDRPYCSCVCCMQAIKNAILIKEKQPETEITLCYMDIRAYGKGYEEYYERAQALGIRFLRGMPSDILADRNGLIVQVENSENSEVQILRPDLVVLSLGIGPSDKAAEIASACGIPLEKTGFFKSVHDAMDTVATLRPGIYVAGTTTAPRDIPDSVASGGSAAMRAYMDAVRTRSA
- a CDS encoding gamma carbonic anhydrase family protein, whose translation is MRMDGKVSGVPLFAAENATIIGDVTIGKQVGIWFGAVIRADKDRIVIGDRSNVQDNCVVHTSKGYPVTLGTDVSVGHGAILHGCTIGNRVIVGMGSIVLNGATVGDGSVIGAGAVVTEGKLIPPGSVVIGVPGKVVKPADAAQQEQILKNATSYIELAGEYAHHG
- the pyrB gene encoding aspartate carbamoyltransferase; translated protein: MATRHIISIGDFERSEIDRLLDHAQQIDSKKYDRNALNGKILAVLFFEPSTRTRMSFESAIARLGGTSLSVGSVDACSMAKGETLADTIRVVSGYADAIVIRHPKEGAARLAAEFATVPVINAGDGAGQHPSQTLLDLYTIRQSMPIDRIDVALVGDLRYGRTAHSLASALSLYNARLHTLSPTGLELPDTLATELTNKGMEIVNHDSIDEMIGMIDVLYVTRIQRERFPDSASYFNVASSYRITPELLNEAKEHLIVLHPLPRVDEIDPRVDESPHARYFEQSRNGVPVRMAMLMDVMR
- the pyrI gene encoding aspartate carbamoyltransferase regulatory subunit; the protein is MTHTDSGENEGLLVRRIRNGTVIDHIDGGEALNVVKILGITGTTQEALSIATNVPSRDMGRKDIVKLTNRELSKEEVDRIALISPHATINIIRNFKVCEKKGVEIPSLIEGLVRCPNPGCISNTHEPIRSKFHVRPTGLHCYYCDWVITKDLTSYII